The Elusimicrobiota bacterium genome includes the window ATCCATAGATGAAGTTCTGCTGAGTATCCATAAATATTTTCTTTTCGGATCGCCTATTACCGCATATTCATAGTCTTTGCCAAGATCAATTATCCAGTAATTGCCTGTGAAAGGCCAAAAAAAGCTAACCTTTAGTTTTGCATTAGTTTTTTTGTCTGCAATCCAGGCTTTTCCTTTGGCTGTTTTCAATTTACCGTTAAAATCCGCTTTATATCCGGAATTAATTACCCGTATTTTTCCTTTAGGGAGAAAAGAATAATTAGCAATTATGCCCACCAATCCTTTTTCAAACCTTTGAGGGTATTTCGCGATTTCATACCAGGTTCCGATGTAGCGATTTATATCAACATATTCAACTGTCTGGAGCTCATCCATTTTTTCCTCCCCAATCAAAGGTAAACCCCGTTAGAGACAACAGCATAATTTCAATCTGCCGACAGGAGAGACTGTGTCATAATTGCTAAAATATATCCCTGATGTCATTCTGAATTTATTTCAGAATCTAGCATCCCGACGATAATGAGATCCTGAACCAAGTTCAGGATGACAATACGTGGAGTTATGACACAGTCTCAGGAGTCAGCGGTCTTCTCTAACGGGGTAAACACATGCATAGAGAAATAATTAATACAATGGTGATTTTCTTTATATTTATAAAGTCCTATTGTTGATATTTTACATCATTTATAAGTGATTTTACAACAGTTATTTGCTTTCTGTTTAAAATATCCCTTTACAAAATCCCAGTATTAGTTTATAATACTAATATGAAAAACTATTTTATAATACTATCATTATTGTGTATTCTATCCCCTGTTTATGGAAGCAGTGCTTCCTGGGAAGAGGTTTTGTCTGATGCAAAGATCAATAATCCAACTCTAAAAAAGGCTGAAGATTCCCTTAAAACTGCAAGACAGAACTATTACAGCGCTTATACAAATTTTTTGCCTCAGCTTTCGGCAACAGTAAGTCAAAACCAGTCCGAAGTTTTAGGAAAAAAAATTACTAATAAAGAAAATGAAACGATTATTAATTCGGGTATGATACCGATAGTTTTAACTTCAACTTCAACTAAGACTGAAACCATTATGCAGTATACAAGGGATAATAAAACCGGCATTTCCGCCAGTCTTTCTTTATTTTCAGGATTTGCGGATTACAGCAATGTTAAAATGAAAAAGTGCGATCTGGATATAGCCGAACAAAATTATAGGAGGGCGTATTCGGATACTATTTATAATCTTAAAAAAAAATTTTTCCAGCTTCTTTGGGCTCAGCAGATGATTCAGCTGACGAATGATATATTAAAACAACGTCAGAAAAACTTAGGAATGATACAACTAAAATATGATTCAGGCACTGAAGATCTCGGCTCTTTATCAAGAGTTCGGGTAGATAAATATAATGCTGAATATGAAGTTTCAAGCGCTATGCGGTATCTTAAAACGGCTCAGATTCAGCTTATTAACAGCATAGGAAGGAATGATTTGTCTGAAATTGAGGTTCAGGGAGATTTTATAACAGAAAATTTTAAGCCGGATGATAATACAAAAGGTTTAATAAAAACAACTCCCGAATATCTTATTGCTAAATATAATTTAGATAAAGCTAAATATAATATCAAACTGGCAAAAAGCACGCTTTTTCCTTCCGTTTCCTTTTCCTGGTCAAGCACAAAATCTGGAGCAGATTGGCCTCCTCTAGACAATAGTTGGAATCTTGGAATAAATGCTTCATATCCTTTTTTCCCAGGAGGAAAAAATATTTACGACATAAAAATTGCTATACTAAATCAAAAAGTCGCTGAGAAAAATATGTTAGAAACCGAATATCAGCTTTCAACGAGACTTTTAATTGCATTTAATGATGTTTTCGATAAAAATGAGTTATGTAATGTGCTAAAGAAAATATTTGAAGCAACTAAACTGCAGTCCGACATAGTAACTCAAAAATATGTAAACGGCCTTGCATCTTACATTGACTGGTATTCAGTTGAAAATGATTTCATTAATTCAAAAAAGAATTATCTTAACTCGCAGAGAGACGCCTCTGTTTCGCAAGCAGCTTGGAAAAATCAGCTGGGTTCCGGAGAATAAATTATGAAAAAACTGGCCATCATTACTATAATTATAGCATTAGTTTCTGTTTTATTTTTTGTAACTCTGCGTATTAGAAGCGGAGGGCCAAATTATATAGAAATTCATCCTGAACGAGGAAGCATAAAAGTTGAATTTCGCCAAACCGGATCTATAAGCCCAAAAAACCGTCTTGAAATACGTTCTCCCGTTCCGGGAAGAATTGAAGATATTTTGGTTAATGAGGGCCAAAAGGTAAAAAAGGGTATTATTATCGCTTGGGTAAGTTCAAGCGAGCGCGCATCTATGCTTGATGCTGCAAGAGCCCGCGGTATACAGGAATACAAAAAATGGGAAGATATATATAGGCCAACGCCGATTATTGCCCCTCTGGATGGTTTTATTATTGCAAGAAAGAATGAACCGGGACAGACTATTTCACAAACCGATGCTTTTTTAGTTATGGCAGATAAGCTTATAATAGAAGCTTATGTTGATGAGACTGACCTAAGATATATTAAAATTGGGCAGGAAGTGAAAATCATTTTAGATGCGTATCCGGACCAGAAATATAATGGAATTGTTGAGCAAATTGCTTATGAATCACAGGATATTAATAATGTTACTGTATACAAGGTTAAAATCTTGCCGATTGAAACTCCCCCGGTATTTAGATCCGGGATGACAGCATCTGTTCTTGTTTATTCCGAACCCAAAAATAATATAATCATTCTCCCCTTTGATTCCGTTAAAGATAAAAATGGCAAGAAATATGTATTATTAAAGCGTGGTGACTCCGAGCCTGAAGAACGTTTTATTGAAACTGGAATCAGCAACGATAAGAGCGTTGAAATTATTGCCGGCGTTACCGAATCCGATACGGTTTTAATTGAAACGAACAGGCCCAAGAAGAAAAAAGTCCAAGCGCTTCGTCTGCCGGGTTTGGGCGGCGGCCGCCGCTAATAACAGTAGACAGAAGGCAGTAGATAGTAGAAAGGGAACGACAATGGCGCTAATTGAACTGCAGCACATATCTAAAACATATCACATGGGAACCGTTGATGTTCCGGCCCTAAAGAATATTTCGCTTGAAATATCGGAAGGCGAATTCGTTGCTATTATGGGCCAATCAGGAAGCGGAAAATCAACTCTTTTGAATTTATTAGGCCTCTTAGACAAACCTTCCAGCGGGACCTATAAACTTTCGGAAAAGGAAGTTTCAAAATTAAACGATGAAAAATTGGCAAGTTTGCGCAATAAATATATCGGATTTGTTTTTCAACAATTTAACCTTCTTCCCAGAATGAACGCTCTTGAAAATGTATCTTTGCCGCTTGTTTATTCGAGTCATAAAGAAAAAAACTTGAAAGAAATAGAATTTCTTATAAAAGTCGGCCTGGCTGACAGAGT containing:
- a CDS encoding lipocalin family protein; this encodes MDELQTVEYVDINRYIGTWYEIAKYPQRFEKGLVGIIANYSFLPKGKIRVINSGYKADFNGKLKTAKGKAWIADKKTNAKLKVSFFWPFTGNYWIIDLGKDYEYAVIGDPKRKYLWILSRTSSMDETLYNDILKKIEKMGYDLSKLTKTPQKK
- a CDS encoding TolC family protein, producing MKNYFIILSLLCILSPVYGSSASWEEVLSDAKINNPTLKKAEDSLKTARQNYYSAYTNFLPQLSATVSQNQSEVLGKKITNKENETIINSGMIPIVLTSTSTKTETIMQYTRDNKTGISASLSLFSGFADYSNVKMKKCDLDIAEQNYRRAYSDTIYNLKKKFFQLLWAQQMIQLTNDILKQRQKNLGMIQLKYDSGTEDLGSLSRVRVDKYNAEYEVSSAMRYLKTAQIQLINSIGRNDLSEIEVQGDFITENFKPDDNTKGLIKTTPEYLIAKYNLDKAKYNIKLAKSTLFPSVSFSWSSTKSGADWPPLDNSWNLGINASYPFFPGGKNIYDIKIAILNQKVAEKNMLETEYQLSTRLLIAFNDVFDKNELCNVLKKIFEATKLQSDIVTQKYVNGLASYIDWYSVENDFINSKKNYLNSQRDASVSQAAWKNQLGSGE
- a CDS encoding HlyD family efflux transporter periplasmic adaptor subunit; the protein is MKKLAIITIIIALVSVLFFVTLRIRSGGPNYIEIHPERGSIKVEFRQTGSISPKNRLEIRSPVPGRIEDILVNEGQKVKKGIIIAWVSSSERASMLDAARARGIQEYKKWEDIYRPTPIIAPLDGFIIARKNEPGQTISQTDAFLVMADKLIIEAYVDETDLRYIKIGQEVKIILDAYPDQKYNGIVEQIAYESQDINNVTVYKVKILPIETPPVFRSGMTASVLVYSEPKNNIIILPFDSVKDKNGKKYVLLKRGDSEPEERFIETGISNDKSVEIIAGVTESDTVLIETNRPKKKKVQALRLPGLGGGRR